One genomic segment of Ictidomys tridecemlineatus isolate mIctTri1 chromosome Y, mIctTri1.hap1, whole genome shotgun sequence includes these proteins:
- the LOC120890339 gene encoding lipocalin Cav p 2.0101: MKTFLLALGFALICASSAFDPAKITGEWRTILKGADNVEKISEYADMRVRLRHLECIDACEKLAITFYVKPNGECQKVSRVATKGPHDVYEAEYAGQNFFRIEYFFNDIIIFYTIHVDGNGKVTHMTNISAKEDRLSEEQKKKFEELTVASKIPKKNIRNIIETDDCPAS, encoded by the exons ATGAAGACCTTTCTGCTGGCTCTCGGATTCGCTCTGATCTGTGCTTCATCCGCGTTTGACCCAGCAAAG ATCACTGGGGAATGGCGCACCATTCTCAAGGGAGCTGATAACGTAGAGAAGATTAGTGAATATGCAGATATGAGAGTCCGTTTACGTCACCTTGAATGTATTGATGCATGTGAGAAGTTAGCCATCACCTTCTACGTTAA GCCCAACGGGGAGTGTCAGAAGGTCTCAAGGGTCGCCACAAAAGGACCTCATGATGTTTATGAAGCCGAGT ATGCAGGACAAAATTTCTTCCGAATCGAGTACTTCTTCAATGAtatcataatattttatactATACATGTGGATGGAAATGGCAAGGTTACTCATATGACTAATATTAGTG CTAAGGAAGACAGGCTGAGTGAAGAACAGAAGAAGAAGTTTGAAGAGCTGACAGTGGCATCCAAGATTCCAAAGAAGAACATAAGAAATATTATTGAAACTG ATGACTGTCCTGCTTCCTAA